One Desulfarculaceae bacterium DNA window includes the following coding sequences:
- a CDS encoding metallophosphatase family protein, translating to MKRIGVISDTHLTGYDPEVARRTAEAFAGVEMILHAGDITDPAVLDAWDGVEVVAVAGNMDGPAIRANLPIKRVVGVGGFKIGLIHGWGSPMGLPGRVLNEFTGVDAVVFGHSHRPTNLVKQGILLFNPGSYAKGFLGSGTVGILELDQEITGHVLKLGE from the coding sequence ATGAAGCGCATCGGGGTGATATCCGACACCCACCTCACCGGCTATGACCCGGAAGTGGCCCGCCGCACCGCCGAGGCCTTCGCCGGGGTGGAGATGATCCTGCACGCTGGCGACATCACCGATCCCGCGGTCCTGGATGCCTGGGACGGGGTGGAGGTGGTGGCCGTAGCGGGCAACATGGACGGCCCGGCCATCCGGGCCAACCTGCCCATCAAGCGGGTGGTCGGCGTCGGCGGCTTCAAGATCGGCTTGATCCACGGCTGGGGCTCGCCCATGGGCCTGCCCGGCCGGGTGCTGAACGAATTCACCGGGGTGGACGCGGTGGTCTTCGGACATTCTCACCGCCCCACCAACCTGGTAAAGCAAGGTATACTGTTATTTAACCCAGGATCTTATGCCAAGGGCTTCCTGGGTAGCGGCACGGTGGGCATCCTGGAATTAGACCAGGAGATCACCGGCCACGTGCTAAAGTTAGGGGAGTAG
- a CDS encoding acetyl-CoA C-acetyltransferase, whose product MKEVVIVGAARTAVGRFGGMYTDVSAVDLGVIAAKATLERAGVDPSAVDEVILGNVLGAGLGQNVARQVQVHAGMPVESNAFTINKVCASGLKSVMLAAQAVKCGDSRMVLAGGTENMTQAPYLLPKARWGMRMGDGKVVDSMVHDGLFDIFNKYHMGITAENVAEKFDITREDQDKLAVTSQNRAEAAITSGRFKEEIVPVIIPQRKGDPKVADTDEHPRFGASLEAMAKLPAAFKKDGTVTAGNASGINDGAACVLVTTRDAAEAEGLKVMATIKSYGWGGVDPAYMGIGPIAATKAALAKYDGKVGDLDLIEANEAFATQALAVIKELGFDPEIVNVNGGAIALGHPIGASGCRILITLLYEMIKRDAKQGLATLCIGGGQGAALVLER is encoded by the coding sequence ATGAAAGAAGTAGTTATCGTAGGCGCGGCACGCACCGCGGTGGGCCGTTTCGGCGGTATGTACACGGACGTTTCGGCGGTGGACCTGGGCGTGATCGCGGCCAAGGCCACCCTGGAGCGCGCCGGGGTGGATCCCTCGGCGGTGGACGAGGTCATCCTGGGCAACGTGCTGGGCGCGGGGCTGGGCCAGAACGTGGCCCGCCAGGTGCAGGTGCACGCGGGGATGCCGGTGGAGTCCAACGCCTTCACCATCAACAAGGTCTGCGCCTCGGGGCTCAAGAGCGTGATGCTGGCGGCCCAGGCGGTCAAGTGCGGCGACAGCCGCATGGTGCTGGCCGGCGGCACCGAGAACATGACCCAGGCTCCCTACCTGCTGCCCAAGGCCCGCTGGGGCATGCGCATGGGCGACGGCAAGGTGGTGGACTCCATGGTCCACGACGGCCTGTTCGACATCTTCAACAAGTACCACATGGGCATCACCGCCGAGAACGTGGCCGAGAAGTTCGACATCACCCGCGAGGACCAGGACAAGCTGGCCGTGACCAGCCAGAACCGGGCCGAGGCGGCGATCACCTCCGGGCGCTTCAAGGAGGAGATCGTTCCGGTGATCATCCCGCAGCGCAAGGGCGACCCCAAGGTGGCCGACACCGACGAGCATCCGCGCTTCGGGGCCAGCCTGGAGGCCATGGCCAAGCTGCCGGCCGCCTTCAAGAAGGACGGCACCGTGACCGCGGGCAACGCCTCGGGCATCAACGACGGCGCGGCCTGCGTGCTGGTGACCACCCGCGACGCGGCCGAGGCCGAGGGTCTCAAGGTCATGGCCACCATCAAGAGCTACGGCTGGGGCGGCGTGGACCCGGCTTACATGGGCATCGGGCCCATCGCGGCCACCAAGGCGGCCCTGGCCAAGTATGACGGCAAGGTGGGCGACCTGGACCTGATCGAGGCCAATGAGGCCTTTGCCACCCAGGCCCTGGCGGTCATCAAGGAGCTGGGCTTCGACCCCGAGATCGTCAACGTCAACGGCGGAGCCATCGCCCTGGGCCATCCCATCGGCGCCTCGGGCTGCCGCATCCTGATCACCCTGCTGTATGAAATGATCAAGCGCGACGCCAAGCAGGGCCTGGCTACCCTGTGCATCGGCGGCGGCCAGGGCGCGGCCCTGGTGCTGGAGCGCTAA
- the meaB gene encoding methylmalonyl Co-A mutase-associated GTPase MeaB, whose product MTAQERADKVLAGDIRAIARLMRDIDDGEPGWREVLALLYPHAGHSRIIGLTGSPGVGKSTLTDVLVERFRAAGLTVGVVAVDPTSPFSGGAILGDRIRMQRHATDEGVFIRSLATRGHFGGLTASARGVVTVMEAMGRDVILVETVGVGQDEVEIVRMADTTVIVTVPGLGDDIQAIKAGILEAGDIFVVNKMDRDGVGRTVQELRNMLALSGGHERRAGWEPPVLTTSALDGRGLPELIDALDGHEKVLAADGGKLLKARRREGLRRELLDLIQSGIMERLVARLEAGDGMAPLVERVMSGGEDPYSVSDEVINKALGE is encoded by the coding sequence ATGACAGCCCAAGAGAGAGCAGACAAAGTCCTGGCCGGTGACATCCGGGCCATCGCCCGGCTGATGCGCGACATCGACGACGGCGAGCCGGGCTGGCGCGAGGTGCTGGCCTTGCTCTATCCCCATGCGGGCCACTCCCGCATCATCGGGCTCACCGGCTCGCCGGGGGTGGGCAAGTCAACCCTCACCGATGTCCTGGTGGAGCGCTTCCGCGCGGCGGGCCTCACCGTGGGCGTGGTGGCGGTGGACCCCACCAGCCCCTTTTCGGGCGGGGCCATATTGGGCGACCGCATCCGCATGCAGCGCCATGCCACCGACGAGGGAGTGTTCATCCGCTCCCTGGCCACCCGGGGCCACTTCGGCGGGCTGACCGCCTCGGCCCGGGGCGTGGTCACGGTCATGGAGGCCATGGGCCGCGACGTGATCCTGGTGGAGACCGTGGGCGTGGGCCAGGACGAGGTGGAGATCGTGCGCATGGCCGACACCACGGTGATCGTCACCGTGCCCGGCCTGGGCGACGACATCCAGGCCATCAAGGCGGGCATCCTGGAGGCTGGCGACATCTTCGTGGTCAACAAGATGGACCGCGACGGGGTGGGGCGCACCGTGCAGGAGCTCAGGAACATGCTGGCCCTGAGCGGCGGGCATGAGCGCCGGGCCGGTTGGGAGCCGCCGGTGCTGACCACCAGTGCCCTGGACGGCCGGGGCCTGCCCGAGCTGATAGACGCCTTGGACGGGCACGAGAAGGTGCTGGCCGCCGACGGGGGCAAGCTCTTGAAGGCCCGCCGCCGCGAGGGCCTTAGGCGCGAGCTCTTGGACCTGATCCAGAGCGGCATCATGGAGCGGCTGGTGGCCCGCCTGGAAGCGGGCGATGGCATGGCCCCCTTGGTGGAGCGGGTCATGAGCGGCGGCGAAGACCCTTACTCGGTTAGCGACGAGGTGATTAACAAGGCCCTGGGCGAGTAG
- a CDS encoding acetyl-CoA C-acetyltransferase, with product MREVVIVSACRTAVGSFLGGLSSLSANQLGVVAINEAIKRAGIDQQAVDEVIMGCVLPAGLGQNPARQATLMAGLPYEVGCITVNKVCGSGLKAVMLAAQAVACGDADVVVAGGMESMSNAPYLLPKARTGMRMGDGKAIDSMVHDGLWDHINDFHMGMSAELCAEKYGVSRMDQDLFAFESYEKSLKSAEEGRFDAQIVPVEIPQRKGEPKVVKRDEGLMAPDLDKLSSLKTVFKKDGTVTAGNASSLNDGAAAVVVMSAERAKELGCSPMVKVGAQGAAGIDPKYVLVAPIWSIPKVAAKQGIAPTDIELMEVNEAFASSSIAVQRELGLDPERINIYGGALSIGHPIGASGARVLTTLIYAMKDTGAATGMASLCLGGGEAVSLILENI from the coding sequence ATGCGCGAAGTAGTTATCGTCAGCGCCTGCCGCACGGCGGTGGGGTCTTTCCTGGGCGGGCTTTCCAGCCTGAGCGCCAATCAGCTCGGCGTGGTGGCCATCAACGAGGCCATCAAGCGGGCGGGCATCGACCAGCAGGCGGTGGACGAGGTGATCATGGGCTGCGTGTTGCCCGCCGGTCTGGGCCAGAACCCGGCCCGCCAGGCCACGCTCATGGCCGGGCTGCCTTACGAAGTCGGCTGCATCACCGTGAACAAGGTCTGCGGCTCGGGGCTCAAGGCGGTGATGCTGGCCGCCCAGGCCGTGGCCTGCGGAGATGCGGACGTGGTGGTGGCCGGGGGCATGGAGAGCATGTCCAATGCGCCCTACCTGCTGCCCAAGGCGCGCACCGGCATGCGCATGGGCGACGGCAAGGCCATCGACTCCATGGTGCATGACGGCCTGTGGGACCATATCAATGATTTCCACATGGGCATGAGCGCCGAACTCTGCGCCGAGAAGTACGGGGTCAGCCGTATGGACCAGGATTTGTTCGCCTTCGAGTCCTACGAGAAGAGCCTCAAGTCCGCCGAAGAGGGCCGCTTCGACGCCCAGATCGTGCCCGTGGAGATACCTCAGCGCAAAGGCGAGCCCAAGGTGGTCAAGCGGGACGAGGGGCTCATGGCCCCGGACCTGGACAAGCTGAGCTCGCTCAAAACGGTTTTCAAAAAAGACGGCACGGTCACCGCGGGCAACGCCTCCAGCCTCAACGACGGGGCGGCGGCGGTGGTGGTGATGAGCGCGGAGCGGGCCAAGGAGCTGGGCTGCTCCCCCATGGTCAAGGTGGGGGCCCAGGGCGCGGCGGGCATCGATCCCAAGTACGTGCTTGTAGCCCCCATCTGGTCCATCCCCAAGGTGGCGGCCAAGCAGGGCATCGCGCCCACCGACATCGAGCTCATGGAGGTCAACGAGGCCTTCGCCTCCAGCTCCATCGCGGTGCAGCGCGAGCTGGGCCTGGACCCGGAGCGCATCAACATCTACGGCGGGGCCCTGTCCATCGGGCATCCCATCGGCGCCTCGGGGGCCCGGGTCTTGACCACCCTGATCTACGCCATGAAGGACACCGGCGCTGCCACGGGCATGGCCAGCCTGTGCCTGGGCGGCGGCGAGGCGGTGAGCCTCATTTTGGAGAACATCTAG
- a CDS encoding acyl-CoA dehydrogenase — MAFVLSEEQVMIQTLARDFAREVLLPTAAARDRSHEFPRENLLQMGELGFMGMMVPEKYGGVGVDTVSYALALSEIAYGCASTAVVMSVHNSIACEAILRFGSEEQKQHWLPQMTSGDCIGAFALTEPGAGSDPSSQRTSAVLDGDEWVINGTKQFITTGKNAGVVIVTAVNDKNKRHRGISAFLVPKGTPGLIVSRLEDKLGLRASDTAQLVFEDCRIPAENVLGKPGDGFRVAMTCLDGGRIGISAQSVGVASACLDEAIDFTRNREQFGRAISDFQGIRWKLADMATQIEAARLLCLNAASLKDLGKRYSMQASMAKLFASEMVQQVAGQAIQMHGGYGFSTEYSAERHYRDARVFTIYEGTSEIQRIVISNNLIGPPMVR, encoded by the coding sequence ATGGCCTTTGTGCTCAGCGAAGAGCAGGTGATGATCCAAACCCTGGCCCGGGACTTTGCCAGGGAGGTGCTTTTGCCCACCGCCGCCGCGCGCGACCGCAGCCATGAGTTCCCCCGCGAGAACCTGTTGCAAATGGGCGAGCTGGGCTTCATGGGCATGATGGTGCCCGAGAAGTACGGCGGGGTGGGCGTGGACACGGTGAGCTACGCCCTGGCGCTCAGCGAGATCGCCTATGGCTGCGCCAGCACGGCGGTGGTGATGAGCGTGCACAACTCCATCGCCTGCGAGGCCATCCTGCGCTTCGGCTCCGAGGAGCAGAAGCAGCACTGGCTGCCCCAGATGACCAGCGGCGATTGCATCGGCGCCTTTGCCCTCACCGAGCCCGGCGCGGGCTCAGACCCCTCCAGCCAGCGCACCAGCGCGGTGCTGGACGGCGACGAATGGGTGATCAACGGCACCAAGCAGTTCATCACCACCGGCAAGAACGCGGGCGTGGTCATCGTCACCGCGGTCAACGACAAGAACAAGCGGCACCGGGGCATAAGCGCCTTTCTGGTGCCCAAGGGCACGCCGGGCCTGATCGTGTCTCGGCTGGAGGACAAGCTGGGACTGAGGGCCAGCGATACCGCGCAGTTGGTGTTCGAAGACTGCCGCATCCCGGCGGAGAACGTGCTTGGCAAGCCGGGCGACGGCTTCCGCGTGGCCATGACCTGCCTGGACGGCGGACGCATCGGCATCTCGGCCCAGTCGGTGGGCGTGGCCAGCGCCTGTTTGGACGAGGCCATCGACTTCACCCGCAACCGGGAGCAGTTCGGCCGGGCCATCAGCGACTTTCAGGGCATCCGCTGGAAGCTGGCCGACATGGCCACCCAGATCGAGGCGGCGCGCCTTTTGTGCCTCAACGCGGCCAGCCTCAAGGACCTGGGCAAGCGCTACTCCATGCAGGCCTCCATGGCCAAGCTCTTCGCCTCAGAGATGGTGCAGCAGGTGGCCGGCCAGGCCATTCAGATGCACGGCGGCTACGGCTTCAGCACAGAGTACAGCGCGGAGCGCCACTACCGCGATGCCCGGGTGTTCACCATCTACGAAGGCACCAGCGAGATTCAGCGCATCGTGATCAGCAACAACCTGATCGGCCCGCCCATGGTGCGATAA
- a CDS encoding acyl-CoA dehydrogenase family protein, with the protein MNFALTEEQQMVKDTAARIADEDLKPKAAEFDQSHQHPAEACQALGELGFMGIAVPEEYGGAGMDYVSYVLALSEISRGDASVGVIMSVNNSLYCFPVMTFGNEEQKKAFLTPVASGAKIGCYGLTEAGAGSDPASMRTTAVLDGNEWVINGEKKFITNGNVASYAVIAAVTDRAAGAKGISSFVVDLENTKGFSVGRVEDKLGICASGTSELVFEDARIPKENLLGQEGGGLKQMLTTLDSGRIGIGSQALGIGKAVLEEAIQYAGEREQFGRPISAFQAIQWKLADMAAALEAAELLLLKAAWMEDQHMHFEKNSAMAKMFASDAAMNAAIEGVQILGGYGYCKEYPMERHMRDAKITQIYEGTNEIMRLVIARNLLKKK; encoded by the coding sequence ATGAATTTCGCTTTGACCGAAGAACAACAGATGGTCAAGGACACGGCGGCCCGGATCGCCGACGAGGACCTGAAGCCCAAGGCGGCGGAGTTTGACCAGTCCCACCAGCACCCAGCCGAGGCCTGCCAGGCCCTGGGCGAGCTGGGCTTCATGGGCATCGCGGTGCCCGAGGAGTACGGCGGCGCGGGCATGGACTACGTGTCCTACGTCCTGGCCCTGAGCGAGATAAGCCGGGGCGACGCCAGCGTGGGCGTGATCATGAGCGTGAACAACTCGCTCTACTGCTTCCCGGTGATGACCTTCGGCAACGAGGAGCAGAAAAAGGCCTTCCTCACCCCGGTGGCCTCCGGCGCCAAGATCGGCTGCTACGGCCTCACCGAGGCGGGCGCGGGCTCCGACCCGGCCTCCATGCGCACCACCGCCGTTTTGGACGGCAACGAGTGGGTGATCAACGGCGAGAAAAAGTTCATCACCAACGGCAACGTGGCCTCTTATGCCGTGATCGCGGCGGTGACCGACAGGGCCGCCGGGGCCAAAGGCATCAGCTCCTTCGTGGTGGACCTGGAGAACACCAAGGGCTTCTCCGTGGGCCGGGTGGAGGACAAGCTGGGCATCTGCGCCAGCGGCACCTCGGAGCTGGTCTTCGAGGACGCGCGCATACCCAAGGAGAACCTGCTGGGCCAGGAGGGCGGCGGCCTCAAGCAAATGCTCACCACCCTGGACAGCGGCCGCATCGGCATCGGCTCCCAGGCTCTGGGCATCGGCAAGGCGGTGTTGGAAGAGGCCATCCAGTACGCCGGCGAGCGCGAGCAGTTTGGCCGGCCCATATCGGCCTTCCAGGCCATCCAGTGGAAGCTGGCCGACATGGCCGCGGCCCTGGAGGCGGCGGAGCTTCTCTTGCTCAAGGCCGCCTGGATGGAAGACCAGCACATGCACTTTGAGAAGAACTCGGCCATGGCCAAGATGTTCGCCTCCGACGCGGCCATGAACGCGGCCATCGAGGGCGTGCAGATCCTGGGCGGCTACGGGTACTGCAAGGAGTACCCCATGGAGCGCCACATGCGCGATGCCAAGATCACCCAGATCTACGAGGGAACCAACGAGATCATGCGCCTGGTCATCGCCCGCAACCTGCTGAAAAAGAAGTAG
- a CDS encoding enoyl-CoA hydratase/isomerase family protein produces the protein MDYEMILFETQGPVAVVTINRPKAMNALSPQVVAEIDHAMKAVMADDDLRVVVLTGAGDKAFVAGADIAAMSKMTPLEGRAFSRAGQKVLFDLENMAKPVIAAVNGFALGGGCEIAMACDFIYAADNAKFGQPEINLGIIPGFGGTQRLSRLVGKNWAMELCLTGAIISAAEAKEIGLVNRVFPGEELMAAAMKTAQGIAAKGRVATRAIKELINQGYDMSLERAIPMEAECFATCFASPDQAEGMGAFLEKRKPDFKGGLDK, from the coding sequence ATGGACTATGAAATGATCCTGTTCGAGACCCAGGGCCCGGTGGCCGTGGTCACCATCAACCGTCCCAAGGCCATGAACGCCCTGAGCCCCCAGGTGGTGGCCGAGATCGACCACGCCATGAAAGCGGTGATGGCCGATGACGACCTGCGCGTGGTGGTCCTCACCGGCGCAGGCGATAAGGCCTTCGTGGCCGGGGCCGACATCGCGGCCATGAGCAAGATGACCCCCCTGGAAGGCCGGGCCTTTTCCCGCGCCGGCCAGAAGGTGCTCTTCGACCTGGAGAACATGGCCAAGCCGGTGATCGCGGCGGTGAACGGCTTCGCGCTGGGCGGCGGCTGCGAGATCGCCATGGCCTGCGACTTCATCTACGCGGCGGACAACGCCAAGTTCGGCCAGCCCGAGATCAACCTGGGCATCATCCCCGGCTTTGGCGGCACCCAGCGGCTCAGCCGCCTGGTGGGCAAGAACTGGGCCATGGAGCTGTGCCTCACCGGCGCCATCATTAGCGCGGCCGAGGCCAAGGAGATCGGCCTGGTCAACCGCGTGTTCCCCGGCGAGGAGCTCATGGCCGCGGCCATGAAGACCGCCCAAGGCATCGCGGCCAAGGGCCGGGTGGCCACCCGGGCCATCAAGGAGCTGATCAACCAGGGCTACGACATGTCCCTGGAGCGGGCCATCCCCATGGAGGCGGAGTGCTTCGCCACCTGCTTCGCCAGCCCGGATCAGGCCGAGGGCATGGGCGCCTTCCTGGAGAAGCGCAAGCCCGATTTCAAGGGCGGACTGGACAAGTAA
- a CDS encoding UPF0280 family protein — MPQFQERIYRVKCGGRSLASFTARVKETDLWITASRDLTQEAVEAIMAVRRGLERYLLENPEALTSLEPLPPDPTAPPVMQAMLAAGRAAGTGPMAAVAGAIAQEVGRRLGELSDEVLVENGGDVFLGAARHITVGLEAGDSPISGRLGIKIAADDMPLCLGTSSGTVGHSLSLGKADAATVKAKDGALADAAATALGNRVKSVRDLESALDWVSGVPGVLGALIVIGSKLAAWGELELAPLGDAA; from the coding sequence TTGCCTCAATTCCAAGAAAGAATCTACCGGGTTAAATGCGGGGGCCGTTCTCTGGCCTCTTTCACCGCCCGGGTCAAGGAAACCGACCTTTGGATCACCGCCTCGCGCGACCTGACCCAGGAGGCGGTGGAGGCCATCATGGCGGTGCGCCGGGGCCTGGAGCGCTATCTGCTGGAAAACCCCGAAGCGCTCACTTCCCTGGAGCCCCTGCCACCGGACCCCACCGCCCCGCCGGTGATGCAGGCCATGCTGGCCGCGGGCCGGGCCGCGGGCACCGGGCCCATGGCCGCCGTGGCCGGAGCCATCGCCCAGGAAGTGGGCCGCCGTTTGGGCGAGCTCTCGGACGAGGTGCTGGTGGAGAACGGCGGCGACGTTTTTCTGGGCGCCGCACGCCACATCACCGTGGGCCTGGAGGCGGGCGACTCGCCCATCTCCGGCCGCCTGGGCATAAAGATCGCAGCCGATGACATGCCCCTGTGCCTGGGCACCAGCTCGGGCACGGTGGGGCACTCGCTCTCCCTGGGCAAGGCCGACGCGGCCACGGTAAAGGCCAAGGACGGGGCCCTGGCCGACGCGGCAGCCACCGCCCTGGGCAACCGGGTCAAAAGCGTCCGTGACCTGGAGAGCGCCCTGGACTGGGTTTCCGGCGTGCCGGGGGTGCTGGGCGCGCTCATCGTCATCGGCTCCAAGCTGGCCGCCTGGGGTGAGCTGGAACTGGCCCCCCTGGGAGACGCGGCATGA
- a CDS encoding HIT domain-containing protein, translating to MENLWAPWRMTYILDEDKPEGCIFCLAGDGKGADDLVLGVGEHSLVMMNKYPYNNGHLLVAPRRHLPGLDQLSPEEMADLLATVRLSVQALREIMHPEGFNVGLNLGRVAGAGIEEHMHFHVVPRWGGDTNFMTVFGEVRVIPEHIRATYENLRPYFADLK from the coding sequence ATGGAAAACCTGTGGGCCCCTTGGCGCATGACCTACATTTTGGATGAGGACAAACCCGAGGGCTGCATCTTCTGCCTGGCCGGCGACGGCAAGGGCGCCGACGATTTGGTGCTCGGCGTGGGCGAGCATAGCCTGGTGATGATGAACAAGTACCCCTACAACAACGGCCACCTCCTGGTGGCTCCCCGGCGGCACCTGCCCGGCCTGGACCAGCTGAGCCCCGAGGAAATGGCCGACCTGTTGGCCACGGTGCGCCTGAGCGTGCAGGCCCTTAGGGAAATCATGCATCCCGAGGGCTTCAACGTGGGCCTGAATCTGGGCCGGGTGGCCGGGGCGGGCATCGAGGAGCACATGCACTTCCATGTGGTTCCCCGCTGGGGCGGCGACACCAACTTCATGACCGTCTTCGGCGAGGTGCGGGTGATCCCCGAGCACATCCGCGCCACTTACGAGAATCTGCGCCCCTATTTCGCCGATCTAAAATAG
- a CDS encoding XRE family transcriptional regulator — protein MARKVKRQSLGQRIGRLRESQEMSLETLANMTGQSVETLAQIEKDEKIPPVALLLTLSRALEVDSGELLKDEDEAEAAERRVEAVKKRTDRYSYRVLTPEAGHRHLKSFLVTIDPTSDLEGAGYQHEGEEFVYVLSGEVEVKVGQNLNRLAVGDSLHFNSSLVHTLKNPGDETTELLVVLYTP, from the coding sequence ATGGCACGCAAGGTCAAACGGCAATCCCTGGGGCAGCGCATCGGCCGCCTGCGGGAAAGCCAGGAAATGAGCCTGGAGACCCTGGCCAACATGACCGGGCAATCGGTGGAGACCCTGGCCCAGATCGAGAAGGACGAGAAGATTCCGCCCGTGGCCTTGCTGCTAACTCTGTCGCGGGCCCTGGAAGTGGACAGCGGCGAGCTACTCAAGGACGAGGACGAGGCCGAGGCTGCCGAGCGCCGCGTGGAGGCGGTGAAGAAGCGCACCGACCGCTACTCCTACCGCGTGCTCACCCCGGAGGCGGGCCACCGCCACCTCAAGAGCTTCCTGGTTACCATCGACCCCACCAGCGACCTGGAAGGCGCGGGCTATCAGCACGAGGGCGAGGAGTTCGTCTACGTGCTCTCCGGCGAGGTGGAGGTCAAGGTTGGCCAGAACCTCAACCGTCTCGCGGTTGGCGACAGTCTGCATTTCAACTCCAGCCTGGTGCACACCCTGAAAAACCCCGGCGACGAAACCACCGAGCTGCTGGTCGTACTCTACACTCCATAA